From the Anolis sagrei isolate rAnoSag1 chromosome 12, rAnoSag1.mat, whole genome shotgun sequence genome, one window contains:
- the PRUNE1 gene encoding exopolyphosphatase PRUNE1 has product MEGFLEGCKAALQEHVQNNQEVHVVLGNEACDLDSMVSALALAFFLAKTSSESKAAFIPVLNIPRSDFPLRTESTFLLREQGIPENFLVFRDEIDLVALHKEGLLSLTLVDHHVLPSRDAALEEAVVEVLDHRPLERERGPPCKVTAELVGSCATLVTERILQGPAQVLDRQTAALLHATIALDCVNMAPEAGKVTPKDDHYASLLESRFPDLPSRNAIFEALQKAKFDVSGLTTDQMLRKDLKALSGKRASIAISAIYVNLPVFLDRPGLEEELHSFCQEKGYDLLVAMTISFNESNEPFRQIAVYSTCADLREAVCQALERSTDPSLHLSPLESRYSTLRAYHQGTVTASRKKVLPIVKGFLKVWEGSHCAAMQPAAASPCPPPRVETKGAEGRCPEPDGRAAKDPAKPHRLGDDLVDDDTVLPPTPMNSLVDECPLDRGLPKLSSEALFERFDRLTATRGIPEESSEKK; this is encoded by the exons GAACATGTCCAGAACAACCAGGAAGTCCACGTGGTGCTGGGCAACGAGGCTTGCGACCTGGACTCCATGGTGTCCGCCTTAGCCCTGGCCTTCTTCTTGGCAAAG acatcctcagagtcaAAGGCGGCTTTCATCCCGGTCCTCAACATCCCCCGCTCGGATTTCCCGCTGCGCACGGAGAGCACTTTCCTCCTCCGAGAGCAAGGCATCCCAGAGAATTTTCTCGTCTTCCGAGACGAGATTGACTTGGTGGCCCTCCACAAAGAAGGCCTCCTTTCCCTGACGTTGGTGGACCACCATGTCCTGCCCAG CAGAGATGCTGCCCTGGAGGAAGCCGTTGTCGAGGTATTGGACCATCGTCCCCTGGAACGGGAGCGTGGCCCTCCCTGCAAAGTGACGGCAGAGCTGGTGGGCTCCTGCGCCACGCTTGTGACGGAGAGGATCCTTCAGGGCCCGGCTCAGGTTTTGGACAGGCAAACAGCCGCCCTTCTGCACG CCACGATAGCCCTTGACTGTGTCAACATGGCCCCCGAAGCAGGAAAAGTCACCCCCAAGGATGACCATTATGCTTCCCTTTTGGAATCGCGGTTCCCTGACCTCCCTTCGAGGAATGCCATATTTGAGGCTCTGCAAAAGGCAAAGTTTGACGTCTCAG GCCTCACTACAGACCAGATGCTACGGAAGGACTTAAAGGCGCTCTCTGGGAAGCGAGCTTCTATAGCCATCAGCGCCATCTATGTGAATCTGCCG GTCTTCCTGGACCGTCCTGGATTAGAAGAAGAACTTCACAGCTTCTGCCAAGAGAAAGGCTACGACCTGCTGGTGGCCATGACCATCTCCTTCAACGAGTCCAATGAGCCGTTCAGGCAGATCGCTGTGTATAGCACTTGCGCGGATCTCCGAGAAGCA GTGTGCCAAGCATTGGAGCGCTCCACTGATCCTTCCCTCCACCTTTCGCCGCTCGAGAGCCGCTATTCCACCCTCCGCGCCTACCATCAGGGCACCGTCACCGCCTcgcgcaagaaggtcctccccaTCGTGAAGGGCTTCCTAAAAGTTTGGGAAGGAAGCCATTGCGCCGCCATGCAGCCCGCGGCCGCCAGCCCATGCCCCCCGCCCAGAGTGGAAACTAAAGGGGCCGAAGGACGGTGCCCGGAGCCCGACGGCAGAGCCGCGAAGGACCCCGCCAAGCCGCACCGCTTGGGGGACGACCTGGTGGACGACGACACCGTCCTGCCTCCGACCCCTATGAACAGCCTGGTGGACGAGTGCCCCCTCGACCGGGGGCTCCCCAAACTCTCGTCGGAGGCCCTCTTTGAGCGGTTCGACCGCCTCACGGCAACGCGTGGCATCCCGGAGGAAAGCTCCGAAAAGAAGTGA